A window from Bosea sp. ANAM02 encodes these proteins:
- a CDS encoding DUF6867 family protein, with amino-acid sequence MQGILYEEPTIWLFLLVTVVMGGWLAWMAGRAIALTWRSQWQLVVYMLALGLFVRFIHFALFEATLLTVHYYIVDTIVLVAFGYAGWRYTRAKQMTRQYHWLFEPAGPFGWKPRAGAEIRPELL; translated from the coding sequence ATGCAGGGCATCCTCTACGAAGAACCGACGATCTGGCTGTTCCTCCTGGTGACGGTCGTGATGGGCGGCTGGCTCGCCTGGATGGCCGGGCGTGCCATCGCGCTGACCTGGCGGTCGCAATGGCAGCTCGTCGTCTACATGCTGGCGCTGGGCCTGTTCGTGCGCTTCATCCATTTCGCGCTGTTCGAGGCGACGCTGCTGACGGTCCATTACTACATCGTCGACACGATCGTTCTGGTCGCTTTCGGCTATGCCGGCTGGCGCTACACCCGCGCCAAGCAGATGACGCGGCAATATCACTGGCTGTTCGAGCCCGCCGGCCCCTTCGGCTGGAAACCGCGGGCCGGCGCCGAAATACGACCCGAGTTGCTCTAA
- a CDS encoding ABC transporter ATP-binding protein, which translates to MTQAQPLLAVRGVKTYYGKIIALKGVDIDVNPGEIVTMIGANGAGKSTLMMTIFGNPQAREGSITYEGRDITRMPSHEIARLGIAQSPEGRRIFPRMTVFENLQMGAAVRKFEHFDEDLEKICVLFPRIRERLQQRGGTLSGGEQQMVAIARALMARPKLLLLDEPSLGLAPLIVKQIFEAIRELNRTQGLTVFLVEQNAFHALKLAHRGYVMVNGVITMSGTGKDLLADPQVRAAYLEGGRH; encoded by the coding sequence GTGACTCAAGCCCAGCCTCTTCTGGCCGTCCGCGGCGTCAAGACCTATTACGGCAAGATCATCGCGTTGAAGGGCGTCGATATCGACGTCAATCCCGGCGAGATCGTCACCATGATCGGCGCCAACGGCGCCGGCAAATCCACGCTGATGATGACGATCTTCGGCAATCCGCAGGCCCGCGAAGGCTCGATCACCTACGAGGGCCGCGACATCACGCGGATGCCGAGCCACGAGATCGCGAGACTGGGTATTGCTCAATCCCCGGAAGGAAGACGCATCTTCCCGCGCATGACGGTGTTCGAGAACCTGCAGATGGGCGCCGCCGTCCGCAAGTTCGAGCATTTCGACGAGGATCTCGAAAAGATCTGCGTGCTCTTCCCGCGCATCAGGGAGCGCCTGCAGCAGCGCGGCGGCACGCTCTCGGGCGGCGAACAGCAGATGGTCGCCATCGCCCGCGCGCTGATGGCCCGTCCCAAGCTCCTGCTGCTCGACGAGCCTTCGCTCGGCCTCGCGCCGCTGATCGTGAAGCAGATCTTCGAGGCGATCCGCGAGCTCAACCGGACACAAGGGTTGACCGTCTTCCTGGTCGAGCAGAACGCCTTCCATGCCCTGAAGCTCGCCCATCGCGGCTACGTGATGGTCAACGGCGTCATCACCATGAGCGGCACCGGCAAGGACCTGCTCGCCGACCCGCAGGTGCGGGCAGCCTATCTCGAAGGCGGGAGGCACTGA